In Penaeus chinensis breed Huanghai No. 1 chromosome 26, ASM1920278v2, whole genome shotgun sequence, a single genomic region encodes these proteins:
- the LOC125039085 gene encoding uncharacterized protein LOC125039085 has product MVVPEMNLETPFSSNLIMSAVSEERHRVRRSAGASSRSVTYGSRGSLKLRLKGDQANFLQVTADGAALAVGLQQNSETVCFTFHAFNPVTPYPEGNGVIILESPLGGKFIKAAGGSVSLVQGSSSDLSTVQAIDDRFFLLSNSPGDMYTRIKHIQSGLYLSSSPSGISLVPGTNNDSELYQMVSCSS; this is encoded by the exons ATGGTTGTCCCTGAAATGAACCTCGAAACCCCATTTTCTTCG AACCTGATCATGTCAGCTGTCTCGGAGGAAAGGCATCGTGTCAGAC GATCCGCCGGCGCCTCCTCCCGCAGCGTGACCTACGGCTCCCGCGGTTCCTTGAAGCTGAGGCTGAAGGGCGACCAAGCGAACTTCCTGCAGGTGACGGCCGACGGAGCCGCCCTGGCCGTCGGGCTGCAGCAGAACTCGGAGACGG TATGCTTCACCTTCCATGCATTTAACCCGGTGACCCCCTACCCAGAGGGCAACGGCGTGATCATCCTGGAGAGTCCACTTGGCGGGAAATTCATCAAGGCGGCTGgtggctcggtttcccttgtg CAAGGATCGAGCAGTGACCTCAGCACAGTACAAGCGATCGACGACCGATTCTTCTTGCTGAGCAATAGCCCAGGAGACATGTACACGAGGATCAAGCACATCCAGTCAG GGCTCTACCTGTCATCCAGCCCGAGTGGCATCTCCCTCGTTCCTGGGACAAACAACGACAGTGAGCTGTACCAGATGGTGTCTTGCAGCTCCTGA